AACTCAAAGCCATCGAGGAGGCATATCTTAGTGGTTTCGAACAAAGCATGGTTTATTTCTGCAATCATGGCGTTGGTTCTTGTCCGTGGAGGCACCTCGTTCGCGCTGGTGTCGATCAACTCGCCATCCAGTGGCGCCACAGTGAGCGGCGTGGTGACGGTCAAAGCCCAGGTGGATCAGGCCTGGTGGTCCAAACTCTGGGTCGATTCAAGCGGGGTCGCCACGGCGCCAGTCGGCAATGTCACATTTACTTGGGATACCACCAAAATTGCGGACGGCACTCATACGATGACGGTCAAAAGCTATGCCAAGAATAGTTCCACTCCTAACGCGTCATCGTCGATTACCGTCACTGTCAAGAACCAGTCACCGATTGTGAGCGGAGACTATTTCACTACCTTGCGCGAAGGCGACCCGTTGCCCAGCGGGGCATGGTGCGCCTCACACATTCCCTGGGAACCTGAGGTGGTGTCGCAGAACGCAGGGGCGAATAGTACCATGCCGACCGCGAGCCAGCTCGCCGCCTACGCGGCCAACGGTTATACCGCCAACTACTATAATGGCAAGTGGGCATATGCCCGAGTGGATGGAAACTATACGGGCACCACGGACATGATAATACGGTGGGCCGCCTGCAAGTGGGGAATCGATGAAGACATAGTGCGGACACAGTCGTCGGCAGAGCACTGGAACTGGCATCAGACCGACAGCGGCGGCGACAAGCGATACTCATATTCGCAATGCGTGAATGGCGACTTTACCAGTCTGTGGAATTTCATGTGTCCCAACTGTTGCTTTCAAACCTGGAGCATCTGGCAGACCAAGGTGTACTACAGCTGGCAGACCTGGCCGATGATACGGGATTCCACGGCGTTCGCGGCGGATTTTCGTTATGCGGACCAGCGTGCATGCATGAACGGCGATCTGGCCGGCTATTTCGACCGCCGTCCGGGTCACAATGGCCACAGCTATGCAACTGACATCGCCAATGGCGATTTGAACACGATTCTTTGGGGCTGTATCGGCATGCATTTTTCCGGCGATTGGTATGATGGAGATTCCAATAGCGGAGCGATTTGGTACATTGCCTCACTAAAGGGCACTCTCGCGGAAAAACCTTGGCACAGGTGGACCCAGGTAAATTGGCCGGATTGAGTGCAAGCTACTTAGCCAGCAATTCTGCCGATTGAACTCTGGGGCCAGTGAAGCGAGTTCAAAGGCCTATCGGTTCCGGCGATGTTCGCGTTGCTCAGTGCGGCATCGCCGGATTTTCACCTGCAATTGGGCTCGCCGTTGATCGATTCGGGGGCGCCGCTCGATTCCGTGACGACTGACTACGACGGAATGACGCGTCCCTACGGCAGGGGCTACGACGTCGGAGCGTTCGAGCGTCATTAGCGGAGGCGACGGCGGCCGAAAATCCGCTCCGCGTCACTTTCCGGTGGGAAATTGCGCGGGGCGGGCAATTTGAATCGTCCAAGGCAGATCCGGATGCCGGCGCTTAACGCAGCATCGCGTCGAATCGAGTCAAATGGCGAGTCCGATTCGTCGATCGGCAATGAAGGGTCGGGGCTGGATTCAGGCTTTCCGCAGACTCGCGGGAACGCGATGCTTCTGTAGGAAGCCCTCGACGTCGTCATGCCGGAAACGCATCATCCGGCCTATCTGATGGTACGGTAGCTGGCCGGTCTTCACCATGCGGTAGATCGTCATCTGGTTGAGCTGCAGGAGGTCCGCGAGCTGACCGACTGTGTAAAACTCGCGCGAGCCGAAAGGACTGATCTCCGCGTCTTCGGAATAATCCGCATGCCGCATCTTTGGCGCCATTGGGCGAAGGTTATGGAAAGTCATGTTTTGCGGGGGCTACCGGAACAGACGATACTCTGCTTGAGCTCGGTGATCAATACTTAGTGCGACGCTTATGTACTATTTTATCCTACTGTTCTGTCGGTTATTCCACGATCGGAGACCCATGCAAGCCGCGAATCCACGTCTGACCAGCGATCTGGGCTTCGACGCGTCACGAGATGCGGCCCGCTACAAGGCGCCGAAGGTCCGCTGGATGGGTGTTGGAGCTGGGCTGATCGATCGCAGGCGGCCGGCGAGGTCGATGCTGACGGCGTCCTCGGCGGAATCGCTTTCGATCGACAACAGGCGATTTTTCTCGCTCAGCGCCCAGATGAGCGCCAGCAACAAGCCCACGCTGTAGCGGCAGTCTCCCGCAGTGCTTTCGACCATGTTCAGCACCAGCACCGGCGCCGCGCCAATCAGGACGGCGTCTCTCAAGACCCGGGGAGCGTGGCGATCGAAGATCGCAAATCGGAGTGCCCGGAGGATGATGAATGCCCACAGCAAGGTCGCCGGAATGCCCACGCCGACCGCTCGCGACAGGTATCCGTTGTGGAGAGAGCTGCGAGGACCCTCGTTCCAGATCTCTTCCCAGAGCGGAAAATAGCGGCTCTGAAAGATCTGGCCTTCGACCTCGTAGCCATAGCCAAGTACGGGGCGCTCCTTGATAGCGTGAATCACGTATCGCCAGATCTCTGTTCGTCCGGTGAGGCTCGCTACGTCACCGCGCATCACATAGTCGCGTCCACCCTCGAGGCGGGGAAGCACGACCGTCGCCGCGATGAAGAGAATCGCCGCCAGCACGACCGCACGCAGTCCCAGTCTGCTGATGCCGAACAGGATCAGGCCGACGCTGAGCGCGATTAGAGGCGAACGGGAATCTGCCATCACGTCGAGGACAATCGCGGCCAGGCTCGCGAGGACGATCAGAAATCGAGTACGCCTCGCGGCGGCCGGCCAGCAGATCACCCCGGCAGCCACCGTGGTGAGTGCAATCTCGCCAATCTGGTTGGGACCGTTGAAGAGGCCGGCGAATCTGAGCATGCCGTTGTCGTCGAGCTTCCAGGTAATGTCGCTCGGGAGGACGATCAACGCCACCGCGGACGCGGCGATAATGATGCTCGAACCGATCCAGAAGATTCCAAACAGTTCGTAGATTTGAGCGTCGTCATCCGTGCTGGCCGTGATAGCCACAATTGTCATCAGCAGCAGCGCCGCACTGATCATCCGGCCGAACGAATAGAAGGGATAGACGGAAAAGCAAACGGTGACCGCGGCCCAAATGAAATACATCGCGTAAAGTCTGAAGCCGCCCTTCTTCAGCAGGCCGGTTTTTGCAGCGGTCGAAACATAGGGCGCGCAGAACAGCGCTAGCATCGAGTAGCGCAGAATCGGGCGCACGGAGTCGTCGATCAGACTGACGGAAGCCATCGCTTCATTCACCAGCAACGGCAGCACCAACCATCGCGTGTGATGACTCGTGAAGTTGATGGCGCCAAGCAGGCCGAATGCGATCGCGACGGCGCCGGCCGCCGCCAGCGTGGACGGCCACCGCAGGCATACGAGCACGAGAAGCGCCGCGACCGCAAAAAATCCCGGGACGACCACGCTTGTGCCGAAAATACCGCCTCGCCGATCAATGTAGGTGCTTAGCATCGGTTCTACACGACTCCCTGAGTTCAAAGGCCTTGGGCCGCGGACGACTTACTATCTCCTGCGCGATCTCTTCCAGCGACGCTGCTCGCAGGCGCTTGGCCGCGGCAAACGAGAGCACGCTATCGCTGTGAGTTCGCGTGCCTTTTCTGAGCGGCGGATAAGGCCATCGACGCATCCCGATCTCGTCGGGATGAACCACGACAATGATCGGCAGGTTCAGAGCGGCGTGGCTGAGCATCAGATCCCGGGAAAGCGACTCGCACGAGTAGCGGCGCAATACCGGAAAAACATTCGCAAACTCTTCTTCCAAAGGAACCGAACGATGCACAAACGAGGGATAGTTACTCCACGAATTGCCGGGCGGGAGCGGACCCGCGACTGTCGCCACGAAGCCGGCTTGTTTAAGAAACGATAGCGCCTCCAGGCCGAAAGCTTCGAACGGGAAAACCATGATGGGCTGGAAGTTGACGTCGAATCGGCGCGATATCCGTCCGACCATGAGGGCGCCCTGGCGCAGATCGTTCTCGAACTTGAGCGGCCCGCTATGATTGACGTGTCGTTTGAATCCGTGCCACACGATGCCGGTGTTGAACCGCTTCAGCATTTCGACGAAGCTCCGCGCCGGATAGAGCTGGTCGGGCGTCCACGCGAAGTCAACGTGCGCGCGATGGAATCGCGACTCGACATGCTCCAGCCATCGGCGAAGGTTACCTGAGTTGAGCAGATCAAAATTGGCGGGGCGGTCGTCCATGGTCAGGTTGAACGCCGGCCGCGCCGAGGGGCTGACGCCGGCGGCTATCCTGATGCTTGCTAGAGGGCCTAGCTCGCGATAGCGCTTGGCAGGGTTTGCCAGGCGGTAGAGAATCGGCGTATCCGGCGAGCCAGCCGGCGCATCCGCCAGCAAGTCGCAGATCACGTATCCCGCACCGCACCTGATCGCGAACAGGAAAGGCGCGCATTCACCGCTTTCGAACTGCGCACTCGCGAGCACCTGCCACTGGTCGGGGATGCCGCGCGCGGACGGCAGCAGGAATTCGCCACCGGAGTTCTCGCCGTGCAGAACCTCGGGCATTGGCCATCGAGCCTCGATTCGATAGGCCGTCGCCCTGCGATCCTTCACATAGAGGAAGGTCGCATCGATTAGCGGCGACAAGGTGCACTGCTGCGTTCCGTCGAAGCCGCCGCGAATATAGACAACCGCTCCCGCCTTGGCCGTTTCGCGCAATCGCACGAGCTGATCGGGGCCTAGGTAGCGCAAGGTTCGGTAGCTTAGCGCCAGCATCGCTTTGCCAGGTTTCGGGCCGGCGAACTCGAGCTGCTCGTCCGGGTCGCATCGTATGCAATCGAACCCGAACAGATATGCGTACTGCGTCGCCATCGTGGGCAACTTGCTATCGCTGGAATCGCGAACCAGCCAGCAGGACCTGCTCATACCGTTGTCCGGATCCTACTCCGCTCGCAGCGCGGGCTGGCTGGCGAGATCAAGCTGCTCGGCCGTGCGCGCGTTGGAAAGCAGGACCGCACTTAGCAGTGGAGAATCGGCGACCTTCAGAAGCAGGTTTATGTTCGGGACCACGCAATGACCGCCGATAAAGCCCGGGTAATAGCTCGTGCGCGGCAGGAAGTCGACCTCTTTGAAGAATTCAGTGATCTCGCGGTAGTCGGCGCCGACACTCGATGCGTAGCGATTCAACTCCTGCGCAAACGCGATCAGCACGCCGAAGTAAGTCGTTTCCGCAAGCTTTGCGAGTTCCAACTCCTCGGGACTATTCATTCGTTCGGTCTCAAGCCCTGCCTCGTGGAAGTGAGCTTCCGCCTGCTCGAGCGCCCTGATGTCCGAGCTTGCGACGAACTTTCGATAGTGGCGAAGCGCCGCCGCCATCTCACTATGCTTGCCGCGCACCGGACTGTAGCAGACGCTCCGTCCGGTCATCTGTTCCACCATCCGGGTGGTGCCCGGAATCACCGTGCTATTGATGATGGTCAACTCCGGCGTGAAGCGGCCTATATAAGCGGCGGCGGCCTCGACAAAGCTTTCGCGATCGCGAAATGGAAAGCAGATGTGCATGACGCCTATCGAATCGTCAAAGCTAAGAGGCTCGAGATCATGGCGCAGCACGGTTCCTTTGGTATCCAGGGCCTGAGCCAGCGGCCCGCCTACTTCACCGATGCCGACCACCAAGGTCTTTCTTTCAGTCACTATTGTTTCTCCGTGGTTTGCGGTTCCTTCCACCGGTCTTACCTTGCGGCGAGAGCTTCCGTTGCTGTCTGAATTGGTTTGCATCGGCACACCTTTCCGTCCTCAACCTTGATGGATTCGACATCTCTTAGTTCTTTCTTGCGATCTCTTCGGGATCGAGCCGGAGTAACGAGCTGCTAGCGAGTTTCGAAAGGTCCCGGTTGCGCGCCCGTTCAGGCAGGACCGAGTCGATCGCATCGAAGAAAACATCGCGCTCGTGATCCCAACTTAGCGTTCGAGCAGCTTGTCGCGCGCGGCGGGCCAGGGCGCTTCGCCGCTCAGGATGGTGATAGAGCAGCTCGATGGCCGCGGCGAGCTGGCCTACGTTGCCGGCCTCGAAGTACTGCAGAGCATCGCCCGGGAAGTAGTACTCGATGGTGCGGAGCCGCGCGCAGATGACCGGAATTCCCAGGATCATGTATTCCAGCAGTTTCACCGGAAGCATCAACTGGGTCGCTTCGGTAGCGCGATTTGGCACTAAGCCGACCGACACCTCGCCGAGCATCGAAGGCAAAGCTTCAATAGGAACCGGCGGCTTGAATGTTACCAGGCCGTCAAGCTTAAGCCGCTCCGACAGAGCCTTGACCTCGGCTAGATGATCCCCTTCACCGATGATGAGCAGCTTGAGGTCGGCCAGGCGCCCGCGCAACAGGTCGATCGCTTGCAGCGCTATGTCCAGCCCCAGGCGGCTGGTAACCGTGCCATGACAGACGATACTCATCTCCCGCTCCGCCGCTCTGACTCTCGAGCTTTGGAAGATCGCGGGGTCGGGCGAGTTCGGAACTACTCGAATCTTGCGCTCGGGTATCCCCGCCTGGGCAAGCCGATCGGCGTGCGGCTTGTGTACCGCCAGCACCCTATCGGCAAGGCTGGCGCAGAAGCGTTCTTCCAGCATCAGCAGGCGCGCTCCCAGCGCACCGCGCCTGCCGCCGAACTTGTCGCGGTATAGTTCCGGCATCGTGTCATGGACGTCCAGCACCAGGCGCGCGCCGAACGCGCGCAGCGGCAGAGCGCTTAGAATCGCCGCGTCGGGCATCGTGCAGACTATCGCGGCGTCATAGCGGCCTCGCGAATTAAGCCTGAGCGCGGTGGCAATCGCCCGCATGAAAAATTCGAGGTAGCTGCGCACGTAGCGGCTGCGGCTGTCGCCGCGATAGCGGGCTATCTTCAGGCCAACTACGTTGACTCCGCGGTGCACGCCACTTTCCGCATCGTCGAGACTGATCACGTCGACTGAGTCGCCGCGCGCCGCCAACGCTTCCGCGTGGCGCCTCACACGCCCATCACGCAGGTAGTGGGTATATGCGACTATCAGTATTCTCGACACTTGGATCTCCATGTAAGGAGGCGCTCGGAGCTTAGACGGCGTACTGCGGCTCCTTCGACATCCGGGCCCGAAACGATCGGTCTGCTCGATTTGACCTCGAGTCTCATTCGCGCGCGGCGCTGCCACCAGGCAGCCACCTCGGACGGCAGAGCGCGCCACGAGTTTCGTAGTTCACCAAGTTGCTTGAGCAGCTCTTCGTACTCGGCCAGGTAGGGCTGATGACCGTAGTAGTCAGGATGAATAAGCGTGAGGATCATACCGCCGACCGAAGCGATCCAGCGCGCCTTGGAGGTCCAGATCGGAAGAGCGTCGCGCCGCAAGAGATGAAGCAGGGTGTGATCCTGCGGAAGCGTGTAGGGCAACTCCACCATCCGGCCCAGGAAGAAAGGAAAGAGGCTACAGCAGCCGCCAGGTTGTGGTTCATAAGGGTCGGTATCCGAGAACGAGGAGTCAAAGTCGAAGTCCAGTTCCTGCAGCCATTCCAGCCGGCGCAAGGTCGAGGGCGATCGAAAGCCCCGCAACTCATGCTCGCGGGCAATCGATTCCAGCTTTGGCGCCAACGCCTGAAAATCTTCGAAGCTGCGGAACAGGCGTCCATCATGACTTAAGCCATGCGCGCCGATCTCGAAACCGCGCCTTCTAAGCTTCTCCATCCGCGGCCAATCGATCTTGTACTGAGCCAACGGTAGGTTCCAGGCCGATCTGAAACCGTACTTCTCCTCGATGTCGGCGATAGCTTCGATACGTTCGAAGCCGCGCCTGCTCTCGACGTCGTGAGTAAGAACGATGCAGCAGTCGTAGTCGTCGGGCCAGAAGCCCAGGTGCCAGCCATCCTTGCTTTGCAGCTCTGCGAGGCCGCTATCGAGCCACTCGCTCATTAGCCGAAGCAGCGCAGGCTCATATGGCCACCCCGGAAAGTCAGGACGTTCGCTGGACCTGACCAGTATCGAGTGCAGATAGTGGCGCACGCTGGCCGGCAGCAGGTGCTTGACTGGATAGTACACCTGCAGGCCCGCAGGAGGCCGGCGCATTTCCTCAGGCCGGTACTTTTCGAGCAAGTAGTGCTCGGCCGCTACCTCGCTCGCATAGTTGTGCGCCGCGAGCGGAAGCCGCCAGTTCTCAGGAAGCTTCCAGAAAGCGAATGCGTCGTTCGCAACGTCTCCGACGCTTTCGATCTCGCCGGCAGTAAAGCTCAGTTGCTTGCTCAGCGCCATATCGTCTGCAACCCCAGCAATCGGCGATGCTGATGTCGCCGGATAAACCTGATCAGGGTCTTATCGGCAGCGCGCTTCTCGTGATTCAGATAACCGCGCAAGTAACCAGCCATTAGCAGTACCGATTGCAGTACATATGGCCGGTCAGTAATCCGGTACGCGGCGCGCGCCAGCATGAACAGCGGCGAGTATCCAGCCTGGTAGGCCGCGATTCCAGGCGCCAGCCCTGCGCGCCAACGTCCACCTGCGGCGCCGGCGGGGCGATGATGGCGGGCCGTGATATGGGAGAAGCTGCGGGTCGTGAAGCCAAGCATCGACGCGCGAACTTCATCGATAGTATCCCAGCCAAGGCCGCGGGTAAGTCCACCTATCGCGCGAAAGCATTCTCTCGAATACATCTTGGTCGCGCCGCGAGTATGAAAGCCGGGAGCGCCCGCCATCTGCCATCCATCCGCGCAGGGCTCGTAAAGAACAGCACTCGCGATACCGAGCGTGGAATCGCGCTCGAATTCCCCCATCATCGATTCCGCCAGTTGCGGGCCGAAACTTAGATCGGCGTCGAGCCGGAAAATAAAGTCCAGGCTGTTTCGTTCTTCCGCAGAGAGAAACCTCATCACCACGCCTTCGCCGCCGGGTTCGCGCGGCCCTTCACGGTTAGTGTGATGAACACGAATCCACGAATACTTCGCAGCCGCTTCATCCATGATGCGAGGCGTCGCGTCGGTCGAGCCATCGTCGATCAGGATCCACACCTCGGGAAGCCTGGTTTGCGCCACCATGCTTTCAATCAGGCCTGGAAGAAATGATTCCTCATCGCGCGCGGGCGTGACCGCCAGATAACTATTCTGTCTCATACGATGTACTGATACAGCATCGAGCCTAGTAGCCGCGTTACTGAAAGCGGAAGACGGCGCCACACCATTGATAACCTTAGTTGAGAGTCGGCAAGCACCTCAGGACTTACATGCGCCGGAACCTGCGGCAGATAGGAGTACGGAAGCGGATGCGGCTTCGCACCCATCTCCTTTTTGAAGCGGCTAAGGCCGGTGTTGCGAGTATCGGTGCGGCCTAGATGCATGAACCGGCACTGCTGCGCATACTCAGCCAGGACAGCGGCTACCAGCCGATGATTCGCACCCATCGGAGTTGGTTGAATTCTCGCGGACCATTTGTAGTGGATGTCCTCGCCGTCGCGCAGCAGCACGGTCGCAGCGATCGCCATGCCTCGCTGCGATACGGACCACACCTCAAGGTTGTCGTTAGGGGCGAACGCATCGTAAACCGCTTGAAAGAAGCGCCACGGCTGCGCAGGTACTCCCAGTCGACGGCGCGTTTCCAGCGCGAGCCGATAAAATCGCATGAGACCAGGCAGCCCGCGATCAACCTTGATTGCAAACGATCCTTCGCGGCCGCGATGCAGTTGTCGTCTGAAGTTGGATCCCAATCCGCGCTCGATGAGGCTAAGCGGCCGGTCAAGGTCAAGCATCCAGTCCGCAAAGCAGGTCGCTTTCCGCCATGGCTCGGGCGCACTCCAACCTCTGATTTCGACCAGGCCCTCGGCCGCCAGGCGCGATTGAGCGATAGCGGCGAGAAGCTGTTCGCGCGCACCCTCGTCGCGCGCCAGCGGAGGCGACGAATCGGAGCACGGAAGGCTGGTCCATTTGCGAACGAACGGATTCTTTCCACGCGCGAAGAGGCATGCGGCTACAAGGCGACCGTTGCTATCGCGCAAAGTGGCTGCAACCATTTTGAATCCATAAGCGTTAGTGAGAGCCGTAAGCCAGCGGTCACTCTGATAGATTGTCGCCTCCGGACACAAACTGGCCAATCGAGCCCACTCGGGCCGAATCTGCACAAACGGTTCGATCGCCAGTTCCAATCCAGACGAATACAGCGCGCCGGAATCGATTCGTTGCGGTAGCGTTGTCAATTGACCGCCTCCGGAGTTATCGCACCCTGGATCAAATCCCGCGCAGTGTTCATTCCGAACCACACGAAAGTAAGGAGGCAAATCAGAACGATCAGCGCCAGAGCCATCAGGCCCTGAACCTGGAGAACACCTACCAGCAACACGCCCGCGATTGCACCCAGCCCGCACACAAGCGCCAGCTTCATTCCGCCACCGCAGGCCCTCAGCCAATCGAGCAAGCTCATCTCGATAAGGCGGCCCGCCAGCAACTGCCCGCCAATACTCACCAACGCTTCGACTGCGCTCATCGCGATGCAGACTCCAATTAGTCCGAACCTGACCGTACTCGTGACGGCTAGCACGACTAGTACGAGACGCGCGCCGTGAAGGTAGATGTCGAACGAAGGGTGGTCCTTGGTATAGTAGATGGATCCGATGGCAAGCCGCAGTCCGGCGAGGCTCAGGCCGACCGCTAGAATCCTGAGCGGCGCCGCGGCTCGTATCCATTGATTCCCGTAGAGACCGGCCAGCACGTATGGCGCCGCGATCGCCGTACACGTCATCATCGGCAAAATCAGCTTTGCAAGGTAGCCCGTAAACTCGCGATAGGCGCGCGCCAGTGCGCGGTTGTCGTGCTGAAGCCGGCAGAAGGTCGGCAGCGTGACGCGTCCGGCGACGTAGTAAAGGCGGTCAGGTACGAAACGCAGAAGATCCCAGGCTATCACATAGTAGCCGAGGGTTTGACTACCTAGCAGGCGTCCGACCAGCAGGTAGTCAGCGTTGCCGGATACAACGCCAAGCACTCGGCCACCCCAGACACTGACCGAGAAACGAAACAGCTCGCGAGCTGCGGAAAGTCTCGGAAGCCGCCTCGGCAGGAATGGCTCGCAGCACCAGACCACCAAGCCGTGAAAGGTGAGTCGTGCGCCCAGCGCCGCTACCAGGCTCCAGCGCGGAAGCCCGAGCCAGATCATAAGCAGCGCGCCGCACAAAAAGGCCAGCTCGGCCGAGAAATCCGCCGTGGCCAGGGCGCTGAACCTTAGTTGCCGCCGCAAGCGAGCGTTCGCGATCGATGACGTCGCATCGATTAGCACCGGGATCGCCAGCAGGGTAAGTGAAGTCGTCAGCATCGGCATCGCCATCGCCGACGCAATCAGTCCCGCAATCGCGCAAAGCAGCGTCGCTGCTCCAGCAGACAGGACAAGATTGAGCCACCACGCCGTGGACTCATGGTCACTGTCGAGTTCCTTGCGCTGGATAATCGCGTCCGGGATGCCAGCGTTGGCGACCATTCCGACCAGAAGCGTCGAAGTGATCAATATTCTCAAGATGCCGAAATCGGCTGGCTGCAGAGTTCGCGCCAGGAAGATAAAGCCTCCGATGCGAATTCCCTGTGAAAATACTTCGGCCAGCACGTTGACTCGCACGTTGCGCACGAACGCTGCCCAGAGAAATTCGTCGGCGGCTTCCGCCATTCTCAAGTTCTCTTTGATCAATGGCCACCACCGTTGAACAGCGCAGGAATGGTGCGCATCATGATGCGCAGGTCTTCACTTAGGGACCACCCTTCCAGGTATTTGATGTCGAGCCGAACCATTTCTTCAAAGGACAGCGAATTGCGCCCGCTGACCTGCCATAGCCCGGTGATTCCCGGCAAAGCCGCCAGCCTAGAGCGATGCCAGTCCTCGTATAGCTCAAGCTCATAGCTCAGAGCGGGGCGCGGACCGATTAGACTCATCTCGCCGCGTAACACGTTGATAAGTTGTGGCAACTCGTCGAGGCTGAAGCGGCGCAGGATGCGACCTACCCGGGTTATCCTCGGATCCGCAGTCAGTTTGTAGACTTTCTGGTCGCCGTTGTGAGCGGCGGCGGGCGCGCTGTCGCGAATCCAGCGGCGGACATAATCCTGGTGCGGCGCCTCGGAACCGTCAGCGCGCATGGTTCGAAACTTCAGCAGCTTGAAGGGCTTTCCATAGAGTCCAATCCGCGACTGATGGAACAGCACCGGGCGTCCGTCGAACAGCAGGATAGCCAAGGCCGCGGCCAGCATCGCAGGCGCCGCGATTACCAATGCCACCGCGGTCGCCGTGATGTCGCAGGCGCGCTTAATCAGGAAGTTGAGCCCCTGGATGTTGCAGGATCGAGGACCTATGAGCGGAATAACACCGACGTTGTCCACCCTGAGCCCGGAAGGAAACGCGCGCGCAAGGGCAGGCATCAGTCGCCAACGCACGTTGTTATGCTCGCAAAGCTTGACGACCTTCTCGGTGAGTTCGGCCGGGCCGTCAGGAAGGACGATCGCAACTTCGAGGTTGTTGTGCTTTTGGGCCAGCGCCGGGATTTCATCCGACCCTCCAAGGACGGAGCGCCCCGCATGACTGCCCGTTTTCACTTCCAGGTCGAGAAAGCCAATTACCTGACACTGCTTGAAGTAGATATCCAGTTGCTCGCATAGGTATCGGCCGAACGAATTGAAGCCTAGAATTACGATCGGTCTCGCGAAGTTAGGATGGGTGCGGAACTGGCTTAGCAGGCCGCTGACCAGTCCGCGCGCCGCCAGGATAAAGATGAAGCCGAATCCAACTACCATTCCTGCAAGGACGCGCGGCGGCTCGCCATGCAGTACAAAGCCGATGGAAAGTACCAGCACTATCGCGGCCAAGGCGCTCTTGAATACGCAAGCAAAGTGCTCCCAGGTTCCCGGCCGCTGCTCATAGAGGCCTAGCGCGCGACCGCTAACGAACCAGATGCTTACCAGCGCGAGGGTCGTCAGGATGATCGGCAGATGATTCGCCGGAGACAGGAAGCGCGGCGGCGTTCCGCGCACGTCGTTGACGAAGCCCGCGAGCACGATCGCTGCCAGAATCGCCAATGCGTCCGTCGCGGCGAACAGCGCCTTTTCCTTGCGTAGTTCGATTTCAAACATGGCTTAAAGCTCGGCCAGGGCTCCCTTCACCACGGTTGCCACGCGATGGACTTCCTGCGGCCGCAGGTGCGGATGCATTGGCAGCGAAAGGACACTATCAGCTACGCTCTCGCTGACCGGAAAATCGCCCGCCCTGTAGCCCTGGTCGCGGCACGCGGGCTGCAAATGCACCGGCACCGGATAATGGATTCCGCACTGGATCTGATCGGCCAGCATCGCCGTGCGAAGCGCGTCGCGCTTCGGCGTGCGCACTACGAACAGATGGTAGCTCGATTCGAAACCTTCAGGCTCCAGCGGAAGTCTAAGACCGCTGCGGCCCAGCAGCTCGCGATAGTGAGCGGCGACTCTGCGGCGCTTCTCGTTCCATTCGTCGAGCCGCTCGAGCTTGGCGCGCAACACTGCCGCCTGCACGGTATCCATGCGTGAGTTGTAGCCGAAGGCGCTATGCGCGTAATGAGAGATGCGGCCGTGATCGCCCAGGTTAGCTACGGTTCGGGCTAGCGCGTCGTCGTTGGTCGCGATCGCACCGGCGTCGCCCCACGCGCCCAGGTTCTTGCCGGGATAGAAGCTGAAGCACGCGGCGTCGCCCAGCGCGCCCGCACGCACCCACCTGCCCTCGATATTGATCTTGGCGCCGTGCGCCTGGCATGCATCCTCGATCAACTTGATGCCGTACTTCGTCGCGATCTCGCGCAACTCGACCATGTGAGCGGGCAGCCCATAAAGATGCACCGGCAGAATCGCTCGTATTCGCCGACCAGATCGGCGAGCTTCGTCGAGGAATTGCAGCAGCGCCGGGATGCTCATGTTGCAGGTGTCGGGATCGATATCGACAAAGGCCGGACGCGCGCCGGTCTGAACTAT
This genomic stretch from Candidatus Binatus sp. harbors:
- a CDS encoding GNAT family N-acetyltransferase; this encodes MVAATLRDSNGRLVAACLFARGKNPFVRKWTSLPCSDSSPPLARDEGAREQLLAAIAQSRLAAEGLVEIRGWSAPEPWRKATCFADWMLDLDRPLSLIERGLGSNFRRQLHRGREGSFAIKVDRGLPGLMRFYRLALETRRRLGVPAQPWRFFQAVYDAFAPNDNLEVWSVSQRGMAIAATVLLRDGEDIHYKWSARIQPTPMGANHRLVAAVLAEYAQQCRFMHLGRTDTRNTGLSRFKKEMGAKPHPLPYSYLPQVPAHVSPEVLADSQLRLSMVWRRLPLSVTRLLGSMLYQYIV
- a CDS encoding lipopolysaccharide biosynthesis protein, whose translation is MAEAADEFLWAAFVRNVRVNVLAEVFSQGIRIGGFIFLARTLQPADFGILRILITSTLLVGMVANAGIPDAIIQRKELDSDHESTAWWLNLVLSAGAATLLCAIAGLIASAMAMPMLTTSLTLLAIPVLIDATSSIANARLRRQLRFSALATADFSAELAFLCGALLMIWLGLPRWSLVAALGARLTFHGLVVWCCEPFLPRRLPRLSAARELFRFSVSVWGGRVLGVVSGNADYLLVGRLLGSQTLGYYVIAWDLLRFVPDRLYYVAGRVTLPTFCRLQHDNRALARAYREFTGYLAKLILPMMTCTAIAAPYVLAGLYGNQWIRAAAPLRILAVGLSLAGLRLAIGSIYYTKDHPSFDIYLHGARLVLVVLAVTSTVRFGLIGVCIAMSAVEALVSIGGQLLAGRLIEMSLLDWLRACGGGMKLALVCGLGAIAGVLLVGVLQVQGLMALALIVLICLLTFVWFGMNTARDLIQGAITPEAVN
- a CDS encoding sugar transferase — encoded protein: MFEIELRKEKALFAATDALAILAAIVLAGFVNDVRGTPPRFLSPANHLPIILTTLALVSIWFVSGRALGLYEQRPGTWEHFACVFKSALAAIVLVLSIGFVLHGEPPRVLAGMVVGFGFIFILAARGLVSGLLSQFRTHPNFARPIVILGFNSFGRYLCEQLDIYFKQCQVIGFLDLEVKTGSHAGRSVLGGSDEIPALAQKHNNLEVAIVLPDGPAELTEKVVKLCEHNNVRWRLMPALARAFPSGLRVDNVGVIPLIGPRSCNIQGLNFLIKRACDITATAVALVIAAPAMLAAALAILLFDGRPVLFHQSRIGLYGKPFKLLKFRTMRADGSEAPHQDYVRRWIRDSAPAAAHNGDQKVYKLTADPRITRVGRILRRFSLDELPQLINVLRGEMSLIGPRPALSYELELYEDWHRSRLAALPGITGLWQVSGRNSLSFEEMVRLDIKYLEGWSLSEDLRIMMRTIPALFNGGGH
- a CDS encoding DegT/DnrJ/EryC1/StrS aminotransferase family protein is translated as MTIKFLDLAAQDQEIEARLTPELASIREKTAYVGGASIAAFEKEFADYLGVRHVVGVSSGTDALRLTMLAMGIGPGDEVVTVPMTFIATVAAIVQTGARPAFVDIDPDTCNMSIPALLQFLDEARRSGRRIRAILPVHLYGLPAHMVELREIATKYGIKLIEDACQAHGAKINIEGRWVRAGALGDAACFSFYPGKNLGAWGDAGAIATNDDALARTVANLGDHGRISHYAHSAFGYNSRMDTVQAAVLRAKLERLDEWNEKRRRVAAHYRELLGRSGLRLPLEPEGFESSYHLFVVRTPKRDALRTAMLADQIQCGIHYPVPVHLQPACRDQGYRAGDFPVSESVADSVLSLPMHPHLRPQEVHRVATVVKGALAEL